One Methylocystis iwaonis genomic window, TGGTTTAACGCCCAAAAGGGCTTTGGCTTTATTCAGCCTGACGAGGGCGGGCCGGACGTTTTCGTCCACATCAGCGCCGTCGAACGCGCGGGCATGAACGACCTCCGCGAAGGCCAGAAGATCAGCTACGAGATCGTGGCGGACCGCCGCTCGGGCAAGTCGTCGGCCGATCAGCTCAAGCCGGCCTGACGGGCGCCGACCCCGAACAAGATCGAGGGCCGCCGTCGCAACGGCGGCTCTTTTTGTTTTTGCCGGACGCGAAAAAGCAGGGCGCGACTGGGCGTTCGAGCCGCCTGCAGCAAGCGCGGGGGGCGCGCGGGCGCTTTCTACGTAGTTTCCCTAATTGAGCGTCACCATGAGCGGCGCCAGCATCTGGCGGTAGCGGCGATAAGCCGCAATTTACCCGCGTGACCGCGATGCGTCTTGTTCTCGTCGAGTGGGCCTCCGACAGAGTCCTT contains:
- a CDS encoding cold-shock protein — translated: MATGTVKWFNAQKGFGFIQPDEGGPDVFVHISAVERAGMNDLREGQKISYEIVADRRSGKSSADQLKPA